A genomic region of Rheinheimera sp. MMS21-TC3 contains the following coding sequences:
- the msbA gene encoding lipid A export permease/ATP-binding protein MsbA, which produces MTPSPILKQLSFRRLLAYVKPYRLGFVAAAIGMIGYALVDVYFVSQLKDFIDIGINQKNTDYLRYAPIFIIIIFIMRGVFNFIASYCLNWVGTHVVQEMRQQLFQHLIRLPVSFHDQHSTGDLISKITYNTEQIKQTTSRALAVLIREGVFVFGLLVLMFWNSWQLSSIFLLIAPIIAIIVSFVSKRFQQLSKNIQSAMGEVTTCSEQMLNGHKVILSFGGQDIESKRFYAVNNLTRRQDVKMEATRAISVSSIQIIASFALAFVIYMASFPEMLDSLTAGKFTTIVGSMMMLLRPLKQLTTINSEFQRGLIAAESVFQVLDQPTEQDTGTQVLSNIKGEICFKHVNFSYPGHDNQVLHDVSFTAPAGKTIAIVGRSGSGKTTISSLLPRFYDVLDGEISLDGIPIKSCTLASLRQQMAVVSQHVTLFNDTIANNITYGFTEEVSAEQLQEVAEKAHVLEFTANLKDGLDTIIGENGVSLSGGQRQRIAIARALMREAPILILDEATSALDTESERKIQSALNELLKDRTSIVIAHRLSTIENADIILVMEQGRIVEQGDHHSLLQQNGAYAQLYKLQFGAES; this is translated from the coding sequence TTGACACCTTCACCCATTTTAAAGCAACTTAGCTTTCGTCGTTTACTTGCCTATGTAAAACCTTATCGTCTAGGTTTTGTTGCAGCAGCTATTGGTATGATTGGTTACGCTTTAGTTGATGTTTACTTTGTCTCTCAACTTAAAGACTTTATCGATATTGGTATTAATCAAAAAAATACTGACTATCTTCGTTATGCCCCGATTTTTATTATTATTATTTTTATCATGAGAGGGGTATTTAACTTTATTGCCAGTTATTGCTTAAACTGGGTAGGTACCCATGTAGTGCAAGAAATGCGGCAGCAGCTATTTCAGCATCTTATTCGTTTACCGGTAAGCTTTCATGATCAGCATTCAACGGGTGATTTAATTTCAAAAATTACCTATAACACAGAACAAATAAAGCAAACTACCTCTCGCGCCTTAGCGGTATTAATACGGGAAGGGGTATTTGTATTTGGTCTATTAGTGCTGATGTTTTGGAATAGTTGGCAGTTATCATCAATATTTTTATTAATAGCCCCTATAATTGCCATTATCGTTAGTTTTGTTAGTAAAAGATTTCAGCAGCTAAGCAAAAACATTCAAAGTGCCATGGGCGAGGTAACAACCTGCTCTGAGCAAATGTTAAATGGCCATAAAGTTATTTTATCTTTTGGCGGCCAAGATATAGAAAGTAAACGTTTTTATGCTGTTAACAACTTAACCCGTCGCCAAGACGTAAAAATGGAAGCGACCCGAGCTATTAGTGTGTCATCAATTCAAATCATAGCCTCATTTGCTTTAGCTTTTGTTATTTATATGGCTAGTTTTCCTGAAATGTTAGATAGCTTAACGGCTGGTAAATTTACCACTATTGTTGGTTCTATGATGATGTTGTTACGACCGCTTAAACAATTAACAACAATAAATAGTGAGTTTCAGCGCGGTTTAATTGCTGCAGAAAGTGTATTCCAAGTGTTAGACCAACCAACCGAGCAAGATACAGGCACTCAGGTGTTAAGCAATATTAAAGGTGAAATATGTTTTAAGCATGTCAATTTTTCTTACCCTGGACATGATAATCAGGTTTTACACGATGTTAGCTTTACGGCACCGGCCGGAAAGACTATTGCCATAGTAGGGCGCTCTGGTAGCGGTAAAACAACCATTTCCAGCTTGTTACCGAGGTTTTATGATGTGTTAGATGGTGAGATTAGCTTAGATGGTATACCGATAAAAAGCTGTACTTTAGCTTCTTTACGCCAACAAATGGCGGTGGTGTCACAACATGTCACTTTGTTTAATGACACTATAGCTAACAATATCACTTATGGTTTTACTGAAGAGGTTAGCGCTGAGCAGCTACAAGAAGTTGCTGAAAAAGCGCATGTTTTAGAGTTTACTGCTAATTTAAAAGATGGACTAGATACTATTATAGGTGAAAATGGCGTCAGTTTATCTGGTGGTCAACGCCAGCGGATTGCCATTGCCAGAGCTTTAATGCGTGAAGCACCAATTTTAATTTTAGACGAAGCCACTTCAGCCTTAGATACTGAGTCAGAACGAAAAATTCAATCGGCACTTAACGAGCTATTAAAAGACCGTACCAGCATTGTTATTGCCCATCGCTTATCTACTATTGAAAATGCCGATATTATTTTAGTAATGGAGCAAGGTCGTATAGTAGAGCAGGGGGATCACCATAGTTTGTTACAACAAAATGGTGCTTATGCGCAGTTATATAAACTGCAATTTGGTGCTGAATCTTAA
- a CDS encoding lipoprotein-releasing ABC transporter permease subunit, with the protein MIDITLSSNVGIVLKIRMQLPVSLWIGLRYSKSRKGNAFISFISLFSIAGIFLGVMALTIVSSVMNGFEGDLKKRILGVIPHIIVKTDPNNLAWQDALKANKSVLQLNPFLQAEALVQAPSQLSGAMIQGVTLDALPHFMQQSLIQGSWQQFSSQRYAVVLGRGLAEQLKVSVGEQVRLMLATAGSYTPMGWVPRQRLFTVTGILDTGSDVDSAIVVTALADLQRLISQQQTSAWRITLADPFMAPILAEKLAKNPKLQVSDWRQSHGNLFSAVAMEKGMMSLMLLLIIAVAAFNIVSALVMMVTDKQAEIAILKTLGMTDRQLFNIFAMQGVSNGVFGAVTGALAGLLLSWQLNTILSALGVHITSVAVLPVDIQLQQVVLILLSAVLLTLLAVWYPARKAVRVNPAEILSDE; encoded by the coding sequence ATGATCGACATCACTTTATCATCTAATGTGGGCATTGTCCTGAAAATTAGGATGCAGTTACCAGTCAGTTTGTGGATAGGCTTGCGCTATAGCAAAAGCCGTAAAGGCAATGCCTTTATTTCCTTTATTAGTCTTTTTTCTATCGCTGGCATTTTTCTAGGCGTGATGGCGTTGACTATTGTTAGTTCTGTTATGAACGGCTTTGAAGGCGATTTAAAAAAACGAATTTTAGGTGTGATCCCACATATTATTGTTAAGACCGATCCCAATAATCTGGCTTGGCAAGATGCACTTAAAGCTAATAAGTCGGTTTTACAGCTAAACCCCTTTTTACAAGCTGAAGCTTTAGTGCAAGCACCAAGTCAATTAAGTGGTGCCATGATCCAAGGTGTTACTTTAGATGCCTTACCTCACTTTATGCAGCAGTCGTTAATTCAAGGTAGTTGGCAGCAATTTTCATCCCAGCGTTATGCGGTGGTATTAGGGCGAGGCTTAGCTGAGCAATTAAAAGTATCAGTGGGCGAGCAAGTACGATTAATGTTAGCGACAGCTGGCAGCTATACCCCTATGGGCTGGGTGCCTAGACAGCGTTTATTTACTGTTACTGGTATTTTAGATACTGGCTCGGATGTTGACAGTGCTATAGTTGTAACGGCATTAGCCGATTTACAGCGTTTAATATCACAACAGCAAACCTCTGCTTGGCGTATTACTTTAGCTGATCCTTTTATGGCACCTATATTAGCGGAAAAATTAGCAAAAAATCCTAAATTACAAGTCAGTGACTGGCGGCAAAGTCATGGCAATTTGTTTTCTGCAGTGGCGATGGAAAAAGGAATGATGTCGTTAATGTTATTGCTAATTATTGCTGTAGCTGCGTTTAATATTGTTTCTGCTTTAGTCATGATGGTTACCGATAAGCAGGCCGAAATTGCTATTTTAAAAACCCTAGGCATGACAGATCGGCAGTTATTTAATATTTTTGCTATGCAAGGCGTGAGTAATGGTGTTTTTGGTGCTGTAACTGGAGCTTTAGCTGGCCTTTTACTAAGTTGGCAATTAAATACTATTCTTAGCGCCTTGGGTGTACATATCACCTCAGTAGCGGTATTGCCTGTAGATATTCAATTACAACAAGTGGTATTAATTTTATTAAGCGCTGTTTTGCTAACTTTACTGGCAGTCTGGTACCCAGCCAGAAAAGCAGTTCGTGTTAATCCGGCGGAAATATTAAGTGATGAATAA
- a CDS encoding PilZ domain-containing protein has protein sequence MSKLTLAELDARYQDYFSVEHQININIRPMLTALPTMEQLQDHIPEAFLLSSQSSDLNMSALRSLNKLGELATELAHYLQQQAQKIDLLLHYVLRQQDIAEQRFYSVSYGGSGCCYHADSPIEVEQALEVKLFLSNNEGAVFCYGQVLSCQKIAQTWQIKVVFTRIREQDRELIVRASLHQQSKLLKQQAQQRQLSSS, from the coding sequence ATGAGTAAACTAACTTTAGCAGAGCTAGATGCACGCTATCAGGATTATTTTAGCGTTGAGCACCAAATTAATATTAATATTCGCCCTATGCTTACAGCCTTACCTACTATGGAACAACTGCAAGACCATATACCCGAGGCGTTTTTATTAAGCTCGCAAAGTAGCGACTTAAACATGTCTGCCCTGCGCTCATTGAATAAACTAGGTGAGTTAGCTACAGAACTGGCTCATTATCTGCAACAACAAGCACAAAAAATAGATTTATTGTTACACTATGTTTTACGGCAACAAGATATTGCTGAGCAGCGTTTTTATAGTGTTAGTTACGGTGGCAGCGGTTGCTGTTATCATGCTGATAGCCCTATAGAAGTTGAGCAAGCACTTGAAGTAAAATTGTTTTTATCTAATAACGAAGGCGCCGTTTTTTGTTATGGTCAAGTATTAAGTTGCCAAAAAATAGCACAGACTTGGCAAATAAAAGTTGTATTTACCCGTATTAGAGAACAAGATCGCGAACTTATTGTTCGAGCCAGTCTCCACCAACAATCTAAATTATTAAAACAACAGGCTCAGCAACGCCAGTTATCATCATCTTAG
- the lolD gene encoding lipoprotein-releasing ABC transporter ATP-binding protein LolD — MNKVLTAQQINKSYRDGLQQVKVLQGVDLTVSSGEMLAIVGSSGSGKSTLLHILGSLDIADSGSVQILGEDLAKMSSKRKAALRNQQLGFIYQFHHLLMDFTALENVTMPLLIKGVNKQQANTKALAMLQRVGLAERASHKPAELSGGERQRVAIARALVAEPALVLADEPTGNLDQHTAESIYQLLRELNQQSNTSFIIVTHDIALAKKLDKYYLMREGCLEPGHA, encoded by the coding sequence ATGAATAAAGTTTTAACGGCGCAACAAATAAATAAAAGTTATCGCGATGGTTTACAACAGGTAAAGGTATTACAAGGCGTTGACTTAACGGTTAGCAGCGGCGAGATGTTGGCTATAGTGGGGAGTTCGGGTTCGGGTAAAAGCACCTTATTACATATTTTAGGCAGTTTAGATATTGCAGATAGTGGCTCAGTGCAAATATTAGGCGAAGATCTAGCTAAGATGAGCAGTAAACGCAAAGCAGCGCTACGCAATCAGCAATTAGGTTTTATTTACCAATTTCATCATTTATTAATGGATTTTACCGCCTTAGAAAATGTAACTATGCCCTTATTAATTAAAGGGGTAAATAAGCAGCAGGCGAATACTAAAGCATTAGCCATGCTACAGCGAGTTGGCCTAGCAGAACGAGCTAGTCATAAACCAGCAGAATTAAGTGGCGGCGAGCGGCAGCGTGTTGCCATAGCCCGGGCTTTGGTTGCCGAGCCTGCTTTAGTACTAGCTGATGAGCCAACCGGAAATTTAGACCAACATACAGCTGAAAGTATTTATCAGTTATTACGTGAGCTTAATCAGCAGTCAAATACCAGCTTTATTATCGTTACCCACGATATAGCTTTAGCAAAAAAACTCGATAAGTATTACTTAATGCGAGAAGGCTGTTTGGAGCCAGGGCATGCTTAA
- a CDS encoding DNA internalization-related competence protein ComEC/Rec2, with amino-acid sequence MTLFCLGIVVASLLSVFLPIVPPLFTLFILVPILLGAIWCRSNFIAGAILFISLWLIQTNHYYLTQKKLPLSDTTVVGTIIDSPKQYQDYSQIVLLLDEGIGKGYRVRLNWSQAPEQLAAGQRWQLPVRLKPIVGVANPAAINRESNAMLKRELLQGSVIQTTASNLLTAKMLSSQFMLRPYLIKQLGQATSELATAPLLKALTIGERHFNQQLWQGLQLSALAHLMAISGLHIGLIFIFSLWLSKPLFIIKNISARLMLKYSLALGCALLYAWLAGFAIPTIRASLALLIVVICKVQLRTFSYLQFWLLIVAGLLLFEPLFVISIGFWLSVLAVAIIFMLLWQQPKIVNGWRGKLLLFLRFHFYLTLMMTLFSIVFFNGGSLLALVSNIIFVPYTSMLAIPVLFVTLIAQLIQLPFSASLWQFTDWLFTPLLVWLDWCSQQNSWWAWPNINWLTVLLLGLALMMFWLTRHRLALLFTALVSAVISLTLWGTSIWQLHLIDVGQGLAVLLQKGQQGVLYDVGPRYNNYSATAAIVLPFLRQTGIRQLDYVVLSHNDSDHTGDWRLLQQQYPELRLITNIADINSAQPCADLNFNYLGAKVQLFTLFDSELHSKNDRSCLMFVDIDGWKILLTGDISARAERLLIAQQPNISADILLLAHHGSASSSDYGFLYHLAPLLALNSASLYNRHQHPSAIVRQRLSLLGIPLLNTATSGAISLDIKPENIRINAYRPQRLPYWQQKPYTNAETLLATR; translated from the coding sequence ATGACACTATTTTGTCTGGGTATAGTTGTTGCGAGCCTATTGTCGGTATTTCTACCAATAGTGCCACCTCTTTTTACACTATTTATTTTAGTGCCCATTTTGCTGGGTGCAATTTGGTGCCGAAGCAACTTTATTGCTGGAGCTATACTCTTTATTAGTTTGTGGCTTATCCAAACAAATCATTACTATTTAACTCAAAAAAAACTGCCATTATCAGATACAACAGTAGTTGGTACTATTATCGACTCACCCAAGCAATACCAAGATTACAGTCAAATTGTACTACTACTAGACGAAGGCATCGGCAAAGGTTATCGGGTGCGATTAAACTGGTCCCAAGCACCAGAGCAATTAGCTGCAGGTCAGCGTTGGCAGCTACCTGTTCGGCTAAAGCCTATTGTAGGTGTCGCTAACCCTGCTGCTATTAATCGTGAAAGTAATGCCATGTTAAAGCGTGAGCTATTACAAGGCTCGGTAATCCAAACTACAGCATCTAATTTATTAACAGCTAAGATGCTATCTAGCCAATTTATGCTAAGGCCCTATCTTATCAAGCAACTAGGCCAAGCGACAAGCGAACTTGCTACTGCACCACTATTAAAAGCGTTAACAATAGGTGAACGTCATTTTAATCAGCAATTGTGGCAGGGTTTACAATTATCTGCCTTAGCGCACTTAATGGCAATATCGGGTTTGCATATTGGTTTGATCTTTATTTTTAGCTTATGGCTAAGTAAGCCATTATTTATTATTAAAAACATAAGCGCTAGGCTGATGCTTAAATATAGCTTAGCTTTAGGGTGTGCCTTATTATACGCTTGGCTTGCAGGCTTTGCTATTCCAACCATAAGAGCCAGCCTAGCTTTATTAATAGTAGTAATCTGCAAAGTTCAGCTACGAACTTTTTCATATTTGCAGTTCTGGTTGTTAATTGTTGCTGGGCTTTTATTATTTGAACCCTTATTTGTTATCAGTATTGGTTTTTGGTTGTCAGTTTTAGCCGTAGCTATTATCTTTATGCTGTTATGGCAGCAGCCTAAAATAGTTAATGGCTGGCGCGGAAAACTACTATTGTTTTTAAGGTTTCATTTTTATTTAACCTTGATGATGACCTTATTTAGCATAGTCTTTTTTAATGGTGGCTCGCTATTAGCTCTAGTCTCAAATATTATTTTTGTGCCCTATACCAGTATGCTGGCAATCCCTGTGTTGTTTGTTACTTTAATTGCTCAGCTAATCCAACTTCCTTTCTCTGCTAGCTTATGGCAGTTCACTGATTGGTTATTTACCCCCTTACTAGTCTGGCTAGATTGGTGCAGCCAACAAAATAGCTGGTGGGCATGGCCTAATATTAATTGGCTAACAGTACTATTATTAGGGCTAGCTTTAATGATGTTTTGGCTAACACGACACCGTTTAGCGCTGCTATTTACTGCTTTAGTCAGTGCTGTTATTAGCCTAACTTTGTGGGGAACCTCGATTTGGCAGTTACATTTGATCGATGTGGGGCAAGGTTTAGCTGTATTGCTACAAAAGGGCCAGCAAGGAGTTTTATATGATGTTGGGCCGCGTTATAACAATTACAGTGCCACAGCGGCAATAGTACTACCTTTTTTACGTCAAACTGGCATACGGCAACTAGATTATGTGGTGTTAAGTCATAATGATAGTGATCACACTGGAGATTGGCGTTTATTACAACAACAGTACCCAGAGCTAAGGTTAATTACTAATATTGCCGATATAAATTCGGCACAGCCCTGTGCAGACTTGAATTTCAATTATCTCGGTGCAAAAGTGCAGCTTTTTACCCTGTTTGATTCCGAGTTACACAGCAAAAATGATCGCTCTTGTTTAATGTTTGTGGATATAGATGGTTGGAAAATTTTGTTAACTGGTGATATTTCAGCCCGTGCTGAACGCCTATTAATAGCGCAACAACCTAATATAAGCGCTGATATATTATTGCTTGCACATCATGGTAGTGCCAGTTCCAGTGATTACGGTTTTTTATATCATTTAGCGCCATTATTGGCATTAAATAGCGCTAGCTTATATAACCGCCATCAACATCCCAGTGCAATTGTCCGCCAACGTTTGAGTTTGCTGGGTATTCCGCTGCTTAATACAGCTACTAGTGGCGCTATTAGTTTGGATATTAAGCCTGAAAATATAAGAATTAACGCTTATAGACCACAAAGATTACCTTACTGGCAACAAAAGCCGTATACAAATGCTGAAACCTTGCTGGCAACACGTTAG
- a CDS encoding DUF2062 domain-containing protein, which produces MAKNFIKKYLPSPEKIKQQKLLKMFGSLLHDGNLWHLNRKSARGAFAVGLFFAWMPIPFQMVASAAVAIPLRVNLPLSVALVWLTNPLTMPFLFYLSYVVGTIVLQAPIEKFAFEANWHWLQHSIATIGKPFLIGCFIMGIFSAIVGYFGIDWLWRLSVRKAQNKRKSKRKSIDKAPKF; this is translated from the coding sequence ATGGCTAAGAACTTTATTAAGAAATATCTACCATCTCCAGAAAAAATCAAGCAACAAAAGCTGTTAAAGATGTTTGGTAGCTTATTGCATGATGGTAATTTATGGCATTTAAACCGTAAGTCAGCTCGCGGAGCTTTTGCCGTGGGGTTATTTTTTGCTTGGATGCCTATTCCATTCCAAATGGTCGCCTCAGCTGCTGTGGCAATACCGCTTAGAGTTAATTTACCTTTATCTGTGGCTTTAGTCTGGCTAACTAACCCGTTAACTATGCCGTTTTTATTTTATTTAAGTTATGTTGTAGGCACTATAGTTTTGCAAGCTCCCATCGAGAAGTTTGCTTTTGAGGCTAACTGGCATTGGCTGCAACATAGTATTGCCACTATTGGTAAACCCTTTCTTATAGGGTGTTTTATAATGGGGATCTTTTCGGCTATTGTTGGTTATTTTGGTATTGATTGGTTATGGCGTTTATCGGTTAGAAAAGCGCAAAATAAACGTAAGAGTAAACGTAAAAGTATAGATAAAGCGCCTAAGTTCTAA
- a CDS encoding lipoprotein-releasing ABC transporter permease subunit has protein sequence MLKLAWQFAKRYRSNTQSSGFIRFISASSTLGITLGVAILIVALSVMNGFEQVLKQRLLSVIPHVELEAVSEGLTDWQAKISYFNTIKGVAAGAPYIKTQGMLRQGQTVKAAEVRGIALDYEQRISDFANYVVAGQLTTLTATDIVLGKGIAEALQVQVGDSVQLLLPTLADDGRLASYNNVGLTVTAIVSVGGQLDYSQAWLDIAALAQLLHYPEARVQGFAFRLNDIFSAPEMAVELGRHSTDYVYLLDWFRSQGHVYQDIQMVRTILYLVLALVIAVACFNIVATLVMAVREKQSDIAILLTMGMPKRSIIVIFVCLGWLNGLIGTVLGAIIGVLLAVNIEPIFAAISKVLGHAILDPSIYFVNFIPSVLHLNDVVITCLVALMMSLIATLYPAMRASKVQPAAVLGQK, from the coding sequence ATGCTTAAACTGGCATGGCAATTTGCCAAACGTTATCGTTCAAATACACAATCTAGTGGTTTTATCCGTTTTATATCTGCCAGCTCTACCTTAGGTATAACCTTAGGCGTAGCCATTTTGATTGTTGCTTTATCGGTAATGAATGGCTTTGAACAAGTATTAAAACAACGTTTGCTATCGGTTATTCCGCATGTGGAGCTTGAAGCTGTCAGTGAAGGCTTAACCGACTGGCAAGCAAAGATTAGTTATTTTAATACTATTAAAGGAGTTGCAGCAGGCGCACCTTATATCAAAACCCAAGGGATGTTACGCCAAGGACAGACAGTTAAAGCCGCTGAAGTACGTGGCATAGCACTGGATTATGAGCAGCGCATAAGTGATTTTGCTAACTATGTAGTCGCAGGACAGCTAACAACACTGACTGCTACTGATATAGTTTTAGGTAAAGGCATTGCAGAGGCCTTACAAGTACAGGTAGGAGATAGTGTCCAGCTTTTACTGCCTACCTTAGCTGACGATGGCCGTTTGGCTAGTTACAACAACGTGGGGCTAACTGTAACCGCTATTGTTTCGGTTGGTGGTCAGTTAGATTACAGCCAAGCATGGCTAGATATAGCGGCTTTAGCCCAGTTATTACATTACCCAGAAGCAAGAGTGCAGGGCTTTGCATTTCGCTTAAATGATATCTTTTCCGCGCCAGAGATGGCTGTAGAGTTAGGGCGACACTCAACTGACTATGTCTATTTATTAGATTGGTTTCGCAGCCAAGGTCATGTTTATCAAGATATTCAAATGGTACGAACTATCCTTTATCTTGTCTTAGCTTTAGTTATAGCAGTAGCTTGCTTTAATATTGTCGCAACACTAGTGATGGCAGTACGAGAAAAACAAAGTGATATTGCAATTTTACTGACAATGGGGATGCCAAAACGCAGTATAATAGTGATATTTGTTTGCTTAGGCTGGTTAAATGGCTTAATTGGCACTGTATTGGGCGCTATTATTGGTGTGCTATTAGCGGTTAATATAGAGCCTATTTTTGCTGCTATTAGCAAAGTATTAGGCCATGCTATTTTAGATCCCAGTATCTACTTTGTTAACTTTATACCTTCAGTACTACACTTAAATGATGTTGTTATAACTTGCCTAGTGGCATTAATGATGAGTTTAATTGCAACTTTGTATCCAGCCATGCGAGCGAGTAAAGTTCAGCCCGCTGCAGTTTTAGGTCAGAAATAA